One Coccinella septempunctata chromosome 1, icCocSept1.1, whole genome shotgun sequence DNA window includes the following coding sequences:
- the LOC123308012 gene encoding protein GVQW3-like — protein MNRQKGIGNFFFLKVGRTFLYYQAKFERDLSTSVFTTAVSISRPQKCSANFTMEKIVDQRVCLKFCLANEFSCADSLKMLKKAFGDNCMSKTQAYDWYKSFKDGREVVEDLPRSGRPSTSTTDDNIIQIKKLVLENRHSSVIELARELSIDKMTVHNILTNVLCMKRVAAKLVPKELVSEDMVSRAASDPNFMKRIITGDETWVYEYDTLTAQQSTEWRLPNEPNPKNSQIRNEN, from the exons ATGAACCGCCAAAAAggaatcggtaattttttttttcttaaagttGGTAGGACCTTCCTTTATTACCAAGCCAAATTTGAGCGCGATCTGTCAACTAGTGTGTTTACAACAGCTGTCAGTATCAGTCGACCTCAAAAGTGCTCTGCGAATTTTACAATGGAAAAAATAGTTGATCAAAGAGTTTGCCTCAAATTTTGTCTTGCAAACGAATTTTCTTGTGCCGATtcattgaaaatgttaaaaaaagccTTTGGTGATAATTGTATGTCAAAAACACAAGCATACGATTGGTACAAATCATTCAAAGACGGTCGTGAGGTGGTCGAAGATTTGCCCCGTTCTGGACGGCCTTCAACGTCAACAACCGACGATAACATCATCCAAATCAAGAAATTAGTGCTCGAAAATCGTCATTCAAGTGTTATAGAGTTGGCTCGAGAGTTGAGCATTGATAAAATGACCGTTCATAACATTTTGACTAATGTTTTGTGTATGAAACGCGTCGCAGCAAAACTCGTTCCAAAAGAGCT GGTCTCTGAAGACATGGTTTCTCGAGCTGCTAGTGATCCAAATTTCATGAAACGAATCATAACTGGCGATGAGACATGGGTCTATGAGTATGACACGTTAACAGCTCAACAATCAACCGAATGGCGCCTACCAAACGAGCCGAATCCGAAAAATTCGCAAATTCGCAACGAGAACTGA